One genomic segment of Coffea eugenioides isolate CCC68of unplaced genomic scaffold, Ceug_1.0 ScVebR1_1238;HRSCAF=2058, whole genome shotgun sequence includes these proteins:
- the LOC113755141 gene encoding transcription factor GTE7-like isoform X1 codes for MASAVLPSRNESYWAEREVCMRQFPNNRTNHPHFYPRLNPKPHSNPSRLPNPIFNSNFNVSRQIIDLTAKTGLRQRNEPSPRPPFLPPSASINDPHSFNRSADGPLLSKDPFHREYVTFKASSYSKRELKELKNRLISDLERVRTLLTRIQTRELEFRPGFCRALFRPPAVETNHIPVNLTSDEKQNQKNRASGSVTRKGKGKKNQKLSGQKRALALGDARETKRPFVIPTSSEAEKASETVMKKCKQILMTLMKQKHSWVFNKPVDVVRLRLHDYFKVIKHPMDLGTIKSNFNKRVYKSPLEFASDVRLTFNNAMRYNPKGQDVHAMAESMLSSFEEMFEPVYQEYETGHRKLVAGKMNEITNWVQLEPVIAMPQPILLSSPSCQNEQILLSPGLQSTSGKLPNPKAKDSNKRQMSNEEKSNLGLNLQNMPQEKMERVVQIVRKRNPHLVPDGDEIELDFEVLDDDTLWDLDRFVSNHKKALSKMKRQELVDGANLIEEEGPKSPVSEPCEVDVEQNNKEDAGEEDVDIGEDIPAFDFPPVEIEKDVEVEKGNAAASVLEVEIEDCAGANGGSRSSSAASSSSDDSSSDDSDSDSGSSSGSDDSDEDSVQSPYVEAKGVPAA; via the exons ATGGCTTCCGCCGTCTTGCCCAGCCGAAATGAGTCCTATTGGGCTGAACGCGAGGTTTGTATGAGGCAATTTCCAAACAACCGCACGAATCATCCCCATTTCTACCCGCGGTTGAATCCTAAACCTCATTCTAACCCTAGCAGGCTTCCAAACCCCATTTTCAACTCAAATTTCAACGTTAGCCGGCAAATCATTGATCTTACAGCTAAAACTGGTCTCCGGCAGCGCAATGAACCATCACCCAGGCCTCCTTTCCTGCCACCTTCGGCGTCGATCAATGATCCGCACTCCTTTAACCGGAGTGCAGATGGGCCTCTTCTATCCAAGGATCCGTTTCACCGAGAGTACGTGACATTCAAAGCGTCGTCGTACTCGAAAAGAGAGCTGAAAGAGCTGAAAAATCGACTAATCTCCGACCTCGAACGGGTTCGGACCCTATTGACCCGAATACAGACCCGGGAGCTTGAGTTTAGACCCGGTTTTTGTAGGGCCCTATTCAGGCCGCCTGCTGTAGAAACAAATCACATACCAGTGAACCTTACATCAGATGAGAAGCAGAACCAAAAGAACCGGGCATCCGGGTCAGTGACCCGAAAGGGTAAGGGCAAAAAGAACCAAAAACTTTCGGGGCAAAAAAGGGCTCTTGCTTTAGGTGATGCTCGAGAAACAAAGCGGCCGTTTGTGATCCCAACTTCATCAGAGGCCGAGAAGGCGTCGGAAACGGTGATGAAGAAATGTAAGCAGATTTTGATGACACTTATGAAGCAAAAGCACAGTTGGGTTTTTAATAAGCCCGTTGATGTTGTTCGTCTAAGGCTTCATGATTACTTCAAAGTCATAAAGCATCCAATGGATCTTGGGACTATCAAGTCTAATTTCAACAAAAGGGTGTACAAATCACCCCTTGAATTTGCTTCGGATGTAAGGCTAACTTTTAACAATGCCATGAGATATAACCCCAAAGGGCAAGATGTCCATGCAATGGCGGAGTCTATGCTTTCGAGTTTTGAAGAAATGTTTGAGCCCGTGTATCAGGAGTATGAAACCGGACATCGAAAACTGGTTGCTGGGAAGATGAACGAAATTACCAACTGGGTTCAGCTGGAACCGGTGATTGCGATGCCACAACCAATATTGTTGAGTTCGCCTTCATGTCAGAATGAGCAGATTCTGTTGTCTCCTGGATTGCAGAGTACAAGCGGGAAATTGCCAAACCCAAAAGCCAAGGATTCGAACAAGAGGCAAATGAGCAATGAGGAGAAGTCTAACTTGGGGTTGAATTTGCAGAATATGCCGCAGGAGAAGATGGAACGCGTGGTGCAGATTGTCAGGAAGAGGAATCCTCATTTGGTGCCGGACGGAGATGAGATTGAACTTGATTTTGAGGTTCTTGACGATGACACTCTTTGGGATTTGGATAGGTTCGTGAGTAATCACAAGAAAGCTCTGAGCAAGATGAAAAGGCAAGAACTCGTTGACGGTGCCAATTTGATCGAAGAAGAAGGACCCAAG TCTCCAGTTAGTGAGCCTTGTGAGGTGGATGTCGAACAGAACAACAAAGAAGATGCAGGGGAAGAGGATGTTGATATTGGAGAGGACATTCCAGCATTTGACTTTCCCCCTGTGGAGATTGAGAAGGATGTGGAGGTTGAGAAGGGTAATGCTGCTGCCTCCGTTCTGGAGGTTGAGATTGAGGACTGTGCTGGAGCTAATGGTGGATCCCGCAGCTCTAGTGCCGCAAGTTCTAGTAGTGATGATTCTTCTTCTGATG ATTCAGATTCAGATTCTGGTAGTTCTTCAGGGAGTGATGATTCTGACGAGGATAGTGTACAGTCGCCTTATGTTGAAGCAAAAGGAGTCCCTGCAGCTTAA
- the LOC113755141 gene encoding transcription factor GTE7-like isoform X2: MASAVLPSRNESYWAEREVCMRQFPNNRTNHPHFYPRLNPKPHSNPSRLPNPIFNSNFNVSRQIIDLTAKTGLRQRNEPSPRPPFLPPSASINDPHSFNRSADGPLLSKDPFHREYVTFKASSYSKRELKELKNRLISDLERVRTLLTRIQTRELEFRPGFCRALFRPPAVETNHIPVNLTSDEKQNQKNRASGSVTRKGKGKKNQKLSGQKRALALGDARETKRPFVIPTSSEAEKASETVMKKCKQILMTLMKQKHSWVFNKPVDVVRLRLHDYFKVIKHPMDLGTIKSNFNKRVYKSPLEFASDVRLTFNNAMRYNPKGQDVHAMAESMLSSFEEMFEPVYQEYETGHRKLVAGKMNEITNWVQLEPVIAMPQPILLSSPSCQNEQILLSPGLQSTSGKLPNPKAKDSNKRQMSNEEKSNLGLNLQNMPQEKMERVVQIVRKRNPHLVPDGDEIELDFEVLDDDTLWDLDRFVSNHKKALSKMKRQELVDGANLIEEEGPKLW; this comes from the exons ATGGCTTCCGCCGTCTTGCCCAGCCGAAATGAGTCCTATTGGGCTGAACGCGAGGTTTGTATGAGGCAATTTCCAAACAACCGCACGAATCATCCCCATTTCTACCCGCGGTTGAATCCTAAACCTCATTCTAACCCTAGCAGGCTTCCAAACCCCATTTTCAACTCAAATTTCAACGTTAGCCGGCAAATCATTGATCTTACAGCTAAAACTGGTCTCCGGCAGCGCAATGAACCATCACCCAGGCCTCCTTTCCTGCCACCTTCGGCGTCGATCAATGATCCGCACTCCTTTAACCGGAGTGCAGATGGGCCTCTTCTATCCAAGGATCCGTTTCACCGAGAGTACGTGACATTCAAAGCGTCGTCGTACTCGAAAAGAGAGCTGAAAGAGCTGAAAAATCGACTAATCTCCGACCTCGAACGGGTTCGGACCCTATTGACCCGAATACAGACCCGGGAGCTTGAGTTTAGACCCGGTTTTTGTAGGGCCCTATTCAGGCCGCCTGCTGTAGAAACAAATCACATACCAGTGAACCTTACATCAGATGAGAAGCAGAACCAAAAGAACCGGGCATCCGGGTCAGTGACCCGAAAGGGTAAGGGCAAAAAGAACCAAAAACTTTCGGGGCAAAAAAGGGCTCTTGCTTTAGGTGATGCTCGAGAAACAAAGCGGCCGTTTGTGATCCCAACTTCATCAGAGGCCGAGAAGGCGTCGGAAACGGTGATGAAGAAATGTAAGCAGATTTTGATGACACTTATGAAGCAAAAGCACAGTTGGGTTTTTAATAAGCCCGTTGATGTTGTTCGTCTAAGGCTTCATGATTACTTCAAAGTCATAAAGCATCCAATGGATCTTGGGACTATCAAGTCTAATTTCAACAAAAGGGTGTACAAATCACCCCTTGAATTTGCTTCGGATGTAAGGCTAACTTTTAACAATGCCATGAGATATAACCCCAAAGGGCAAGATGTCCATGCAATGGCGGAGTCTATGCTTTCGAGTTTTGAAGAAATGTTTGAGCCCGTGTATCAGGAGTATGAAACCGGACATCGAAAACTGGTTGCTGGGAAGATGAACGAAATTACCAACTGGGTTCAGCTGGAACCGGTGATTGCGATGCCACAACCAATATTGTTGAGTTCGCCTTCATGTCAGAATGAGCAGATTCTGTTGTCTCCTGGATTGCAGAGTACAAGCGGGAAATTGCCAAACCCAAAAGCCAAGGATTCGAACAAGAGGCAAATGAGCAATGAGGAGAAGTCTAACTTGGGGTTGAATTTGCAGAATATGCCGCAGGAGAAGATGGAACGCGTGGTGCAGATTGTCAGGAAGAGGAATCCTCATTTGGTGCCGGACGGAGATGAGATTGAACTTGATTTTGAGGTTCTTGACGATGACACTCTTTGGGATTTGGATAGGTTCGTGAGTAATCACAAGAAAGCTCTGAGCAAGATGAAAAGGCAAGAACTCGTTGACGGTGCCAATTTGATCGAAGAAGAAGGACCCAAG TTATGGTAA
- the LOC113755140 gene encoding uncharacterized protein LOC113755140, giving the protein METRIKADGGNKVKLMCSYGGKILPRPRTCKLTYVGGDTKLLTVDRNAKFSDIVKKLNSLFNFKTDDILIKYQLPGEDLDVLISLTGHDDLENMMVEYDRFRFHRIPSPHNKPVRIRLFVFSSARNPANPTGHKSGSGAPLNPDYLFGFDKHCDFNSTTTDMQASNSATKSTHDLEPWKIPCTVHPRKIPSNSSLNPNCHNGNEVQKVTARDGHVAVRVANQLQLSAYGFPVISVGLEQARQRSRILMPGMMKVGMMNGDRLQQPIYNFVPTMPSVPE; this is encoded by the coding sequence ATGGAAACAAGAATCAAAGCTGATGGCGGAAACAAGGTGAAGTTAATGTGCAGTTACGGCGGGAAAATTCTGCCGAGGCCTCGGACTTGCAAACTTACCTATGTTGGCGGCGACACAAAGCTCCTGACCGTTGATCGAAACGCTAAATTCTCCGACATTGTCAAGAAGCTCAATTCTCTGTTCAATTTCAAAACCGACGATATCCTGATAAAGTATCAGTTGCCTGGAGAAGACCTCGACGTCTTGATATCTTTGACCGGCCATGATGATCTCGAGAACATGATGGTTGAATACGATCGTTTCCGTTTCCACAGGATTCCTTCTCCGCATAACAAACCAGTAAGGATACGCCTCTTTGTTTTCTCCTCCGCAAGGAACCCCGCGAATCCGACAGGTCATAAGTCCGGGTCGGGTGCCCCTTTGAATCCGGATTATCTCTTCGGGTTCGATAAGCACTGCGACTTCAACAGCACTACAACTGACATGCAAGCCAGTAACAGTGCCACAAAATCCACACACGACTTGGAGCCTTGGAAGATTCCCTGCACGGTTCATCCCAGGAAAATACCATCAAACAGCAGTCTGAACCCTAATTGTCATAATGGGAATGAGGTGCAGAAGGTAACAGCGCGTGATGGGCACGTGGCTGTTAGGGTAGCAAACCAGCTGCAATTATCAGCATACGGTTTTCCGGTGATAAGCGTTGGGTTGGAACAAGCACGGCAGCGAAGCAGAATATTAATGCCGGGAATGATGAAAGTGGGGATGATGAATGGTGATCGCCTGCAACAGCCTATATACAATTTTGTTCCGACGATGCCGTCGGTGCCGGAGTAG